GCCTGTTTCACAGTTGAGCGATGTTATAGGGGGGAGAAGTGTGAGGAAGGCTTGTAATTCTCGATTGTCGCGCAGTGAAAGGCGATGGTGAGTAAGAAGTGCAAAGCATCTGTGGAATCGAGTCTTATCGGCGCTGTTTCAGTCgcatctaaaataaataaaactgccgGAAGTCGCTAATCTGAAGTACTCGGCTGTCTCGTTGCCCCCGTCACCTTGCGTGCTGGATCCTGCTTCTGGTGCCGTATGCAGTTTCTGTCTGCTGGTGATTTGGGGAGTTCCCTCGCAATTAGTTGCGAGTCGATGGTTTCCTACAGATCGGTGGTATTCGTGTTTCGCAGGTGATACCTTGGCCTCGGTCTGGAGGTGTCTGACGTAGAGCCGGCCGTAACGGGCTAACTTGGAATGTTCTTTCCCCTGAGTACGTGGCGTTATCGAGGACGGAGAGTTTATACAGCCTCAGCCGGATTACTCCGGGTTCTTTGAAGATGCCTTCCTACCTCTGGCCGAGGCAATATTTGGACATAACTGAAGGACAGTTAGCAATTGTTTGCCGCTTGTGTGTTTTGCGTGTAGAAGGTAGAGAACTTTGCCTATTCAAAGATCGCTTAAGAAGAATCGCTGTTTTGTCGTGCGCGTTTGGGGTACCTGATAATCTGCTTCGGTAGGACGAGTTCGGTGGGGCATAGTGATTTGCTTAAGCTGTTGCCTTTCTCTGAAGCTGACTGCGTTGTAACTGTTTACTCTTCCTCCAGCGCCTTGCGTTCCGTGATAGTTCGCCTCAGGCTCCAGTGTTTTTTCCTAGTCCTTCCTGAGAAGGCAGTTGTCCGGTTATGTGAAGCAGAAGATTCTGGCGGACCCGTGAGTACTGTGGGAGCTTTCTTTTCGCTAGGCTGGCTGTACCTGTAACTAGTTTGTAACTTCCTAGACTCTTTCCCGTCCCCTCTTTTCCTCTGGATGTTGCGGAGGGGCGCACAGTAGGCTATTTTGGGTTTTCCGATGCTGTAGTCTTTTGCCTCTAGCTTGTAATGGAGTTGAGCTTTTTGACTAAGAGCGGCGATATAAAGCGATGCTGGTCTCCGGCTACGCGCTTGTAGTGCAAAAAGCAGTGTTGTTCCGAAGTACGGTCTGATGCCCGTTTTCACGGTTTCCAGACAGCGGCGGTGGTACTTTGACTATGCAGAAGAGGGCTTGGGGTTTGGGCAGGTCAGAGGCgaggaaagggaaagctggTTGAGCGGCGCTGGGTGTTTGTTTCGCTGTTAGCTATGCAAGTCAAGTTCCAAGGCTTTGTGAGGCCACGCAAAAGAAAAGGCACcgtgaagcttttattttccgCCAGAGCGGCTTACGTTGCCCGAAGCTATGACGGGGGCTTTAACCCCCGAGACAAATTTAGCTTCTGTGACTGTTTTGTAGTCTGTTCCTGTCTAGAGGGTAATTCAAAGAGCAGCGGTTGAATCGTGAAGGATTAGCTAACCGTGTTCTGTGGATGGTTCTCCGCTCGCGTTCGTTCTGTGCGTTGTGGCACGTTATGTTAGGTAacgttatttcctttttccagcttcttgGGCGTGTAATGGTTGTTGGCAAGAAGTGTGCTGCTAACCTGGACCTGACCAATGGATTCCGGATGGCTGTGAATGCCCACCCTCGGGCCCTTCGGGCTGTCGTGTACATCTACGTATTCTGGGTGGCGGTCAGTTGGGCCGGCCTCCTGGCTAAGGTTTTTGCACCGCAGGCGTCACTGCACGCGTACGGGTCGCCGCCGAGTAGGTTTCATATGTTGCCCATCAATCTAGCCCCTGTTgatgtatgatttttttttttttcctggacggCTGTCTATGGAGGGTAATAAAGAGCTTTGAGCAGCACTTGCACAATAAAGATGGAGCATGGGGATATGACCTCTGTCTTGTGTGTCTTGCCGATGGAAATAGTTCTGCAAGTTAAAAGAATGTTTCGGTCTGTTGACAGTGTCGTGTAGATGGTGGTTTGCCCAGTCATTTGAAACGCGAAGATAGAAGCGCTCGGCGGTCCTGTGGGTCTCCATCTCCCTAATACGATCTAGGATGTGCTGTGTGTTTGAGGCCTTGCTatcttccccctgctcccaaatAAAAGGGCGTGCTTTTATTGCGAAACAGCCGCATCGAGGACTGGCAGATGTAGAACCAGAGAAGAATAAGGTTGGAAGAAAGCTTCCAGGCATCGTCTGTTGTCTGCCCCTGTCCCGAGGAGGCAGAATAAACTCTGCCCGGTGTGATTTCTGACAGGTGCTTGTCAGCCTGTTCTTGACTACCGTAGGAGTTTTGCTACCGCTTTCTTTTCAGTCGTGGGTTTCGCAACTTCGAGAAGTAATTTCTCCCACAGACACTTTTCAAAGCGTAGAAGGCTCTGGGATGCTTGAGTCGGCTTCTGAACGTTCAAGACTCGGCTGCCgttccctttattttttgtatgtatttttagaatctttttttctaaacgAAGTCTGTTGTTCAGGAACTAGAAGAAGGATTAGCTAAAGGCACCATAAGGCGTTTAAATGCGATCACCTCTCGTGCTTTGTTAGACCTCTGGCTTTGCTGTGCTCCTTGTTTAATTGCGGTTACGTTCAAGGCTTACTGGAGCGTGGGAGCgttaaaatgctattaaatatttttagtgtttgaaACTTGctaatgaaatgatttttgtgaCTCCGTTCCTCACAAAGAAACTCGATTCCTTAGCAGGAGGAATGATCTTTGTTACTGGATCTGTTTGCGGGGTTAACGATTGCAGCTGTGAATGACTAAAGTCTTTCAAAGAAGCTGAATGATAAAAACCAAACCGAAACAAGAAACAGCCCTTGTTCTACTCGAAGTAATATAGAATTTGCCGTTTGCGGGGTCAGATGAAAATAGTTGTGGAAGTCAActacttggggggggggggggggaggggaggggaggggaagggaagggaagggaagggaggggtgGGTGGAGGTGGAGATGCTGTTGCCCTTTCAGGGAAAGCTTCTTAAATTGGCACTTGATcaactgttctgtttctgtatttgtccTTGGTCTCTTTCATTGGTCTGTTTTGTTGACGTAGAAGAGCCGATGGAACTGCTCAAAGAAACCTGTGCAAATGGACCTTGAGTAAGTATTTACGTGTTCAACTGTTCCCCAGTCGGTCTAGCTAATGCTATCAGCGCTTGTAGTCTTTCACAAAAGGTGTTTAATTCCTGAGAAAGTAGAGGAGGAAGATGATTGGTAATCTCTTTGCTTAATAGGCACTGTTAGACAACCGTAGAAGGCGAAGAAATTTGCCCCCGAGGCACCAATTTGACCCTTCCTTTAGCCTGTACGCTTTCAAAGAGCatatcatagaaccatagaatggcaTGGGTTGAAAagcaccttaaagatcatctagtttcaacccccctgctctgggcagcgttgccaaccactagagcaggctgcccagagccgcgtccagcctggccttgaatgcctccagggatggggcatccagaacctctctgggcaacccgttccagtgcctcaccaccctctgagtgaaaaactttctcctaatatctaagctaaatctcccctgtcttagtttaaaaccattcccccttgtcctatcgctatcAACACGTGTATTTTTACTCCTGTATATACAGATtcgtaggggttggaagggacctcaagagatcatcgggtccaacccccctgccagagcaggttccctagagcaggctgcccaggtaggcgtccagacgggccttgaatatctccagagaaggagactccacaacctccccgggcagcctgttccagcgctccatcaccctcaccgtgaagaagttctttcgcatgttggtgcggaacttcctgtgctctagtTTTTGGccgttgccccttgtcctatccccacaaaccactgaaaagagggtGGCCAAgtcccactgtctcccacacttaagatatttgtaatcattgataagatcccctctcagtcttctcttctcaaggctgaacagacccaggtctctcagtctttgctcataggggagatgctccaggccccgtatcatctttgttgccctccgctggactctttccaggagatccctgtctctttttgtactggggagcccagaactggacacagtactcccAGGCGAGGCCTgcccagggcagagtagagggggaggatcacctcccttgacctgctggccacgctccttttaacgcatgccaggatcccattggccttcttggccaccagggcacactgctggctcatggtcaacctgtcgtccaccaggacccccaggtccttctccgcagcgctcctctccagcaggtcatcccccagcctgtactgatacacgcggttgttccttcccaggtgcaggactctacgcttgctcttgttaaacttcatttggcttcttcctgcccagctctccagcccgcccaggtctcgctgaatggcagcacagccttctggcgtgtcggccactcctcccagctttgtatcatcggcgtacttgctgagggtggacactattccctcgtCAAGGTCggcgatgaagatgttgaacaagaccggacccagcaccgacccctggggaacaccgctagtcacagggctgcagccggactctgcgccgccgatcaccaccctctgagctcggccggTCAGCCAggtctcaacccaccttaccgTCCACTCGTCTATCCCacgctttctcagctttgctagcaggacgtcgtgggagacagtatcggaagccttgctaaagtcaaggtagatgacatccactgctctccctccatcaacgcagctggtgatgccatcatagaaggcaacgaggtcgGTCGAGCacgatttccccttggtgaatccatgctgactactcctcataacctccttctcttccaatggcttggagatggcatccagaacaagctgttccaacacctttccagctgttccaacacctttccagggacggAGGTGAGACTGACCtttccaagagctccacatccttcttgtgctgggggccccaggcctgcacgcagtattccaggtggggtctcccaAGAGCAGGGTAGAGGGGgataatcacctccctctccctgctggccacccctttgttaatgcagcccaggacacagttggccttccgggctgcaagcgcgcgctgctggctcgtgtccagcttctcgtccatcaggacccccaagtccttctccgcagggctgctctcaagttcttcttctcccagtctatagaaatacctgggattgccccagcccaaggTCAAcgccttgcacttggccttgttgaacctcattaggttctcatgggcccacttctccggcctgtccaggtccctccggacggcatcccttccctctgttgtatcgactgcaccgctcagcttggtgtcatctgcaaacttgctcgATTCCGTCGTCTGTGTCATTgctaaagatgttgaagagcaccGGTCCCGAGGccgacccctgagggacaccgcttgtgaccggcctccacccagacatagagccgttgaccacaaccctttggctgCGACCAGCCAACCAATTCTTTATCCGCCCAGcagtccatccttcaaatccatacctctccaatttagagagaagaatgtggtgagggaccatatcaaaggctttgctcaagtccaggtagatgatatccATCGCCCTTCCTTTGTCCACCGATGCTGTCACTCCATCGTAGAAGGCCACCGGATTGGTTAGGCAAGATCTGCCTTTGGTGAAGccgtgctggctgtctcagatcacctctttaTCTCGTACGTGCCTTAACCtgtcttccaggaggatctgctccatgatctccccaggcacagaggtgaggctcaccagcgtgtagttccccgggtcttcctttctccttttcttaaaaatgggagtaatgtttccctttttccagtcaccagggacttcacccaacagccatgatttttcaaatatgatgagGAGCGGCTCGGCAACCACATCAGCCATCTCTCTCAGCACCCTGTAtaccatctggccccatggacttgtacaCATCCAATTTCATTAGGCAGTCCAGGACTTGTTCCACTGTCACAGTGGGATGGAATCCGCTCCTCTCACCCTCTCCTCGAATTTCAGGGTTCTGACAGAGATAGGAAACTTGACCACCAGTGTAGAATGAGGCAAAGCACttattgagtacctcagctttttccatgtCTGAGGAAGACAGTTCTCCCTTCTCGTTTATCAGAGGAggaacactctccttggcctgtCTCCTCCTGCCTATGTATCTGTAGAACCCCTTCTGCTGTagaaccccttcttgttattcttcacatcccttgccaagttcagctccatctgtgccttggctttcctgatcccgTCTCTACACATCCGGACGACACCcctgtattcctcccaggctaCACAACCCTGCTTCCACTTCCTGtacatttccctcttttccctcagtttaagctgcaggtccttgctcagccatgctGGTAACCTGCCTTTTCTGCTTGATTTCTTCTGCTTGGGCTCTTGCACTCTCAGAAGGGTGtccttaaagagctgccagctctgttccGTTCCTATGCCCTTAAGGACTGTTTCCCAGGGGATCCCAGCCAGTAATTCCTTGAGCAGCTGGAAGTTTGCTCTCCTGAATTTTCGGGTCCTGACTCTGCTTTTTGCCAGACCCATATTcctcaagatcacaaactcCACCAGGGCATGGTTGCTACAGCCCAGGCAGCCTCCAGTCTTAACCTCTCTAATGCTCTCTTCCgcattggtgagcaccaggtctaGTAAGGCTTCACCTCGTGTCGGTCCATCTAttacctggaccaggaagttatcctcaacaGACTccaggaatctcctggattgTCTGGAACCCGCCATGCCGCTATCCCAGCAGATATCCGTgtggttgaaatcccccatcaGGACAAGAGCTTGTGAGTGTGACAGTTCTTGCAGTTGAAGCAAGAAGGCCTCGTCAACAGACTCCCCCTggtcaggtggcctgtagcagaccccaACCACTAGATGTCCTTTACTGGACGGATCCTTGATTTTCATccacaagctctcaacctggtcatggctgtttctcaggcACAGctcttcacaatctatccaCTTCCTAACAAAGAGGGCaactcctcctcccctccttcctcgtCTATCCCTTCTGAACAGTTTGTAGCCATCAACAGTCccactccagtcatgggaatcatcccaccaggtttcagtgatggcaactaCATCATAGTTTCCTACTAGCATGgtggcctccagctcctcctgtttgttacccatactgcgtgcattagtgtaaaTGCACCTCAGCTGGGCCACCTTTTGGGCAGGAGAAGCCCTAATACCCTCTTGACCATACTCAGGTGTTTCCATAGTAACCAACCTCTCACCAACCCTTGTGTCCTTCCTGCAAAATGTtatgtcctcctcctccttcaccaagACACAAGACTGCAAGGTCTTGCTAGCACATTCCTCACCCACAAGAACTGACATGATTCAGGCAAGATTCAGGCTCCTTTCTAGTAACCCCAGtttcacccccaccccccttcatacctagtttaaagctttgTCAATGAACCCTGCCAACTCCCATcctaaaacacttttcttccaGTGGAATAAGTTATTTCTGTCTGTTGTCAGCAGGCCTGGTATCATGGAAATCGAGCCAaggtcaaaaaacccaaacccccCACTGGTGACACCAGGCTCGGAGGAGATACTGGAGGGATAGAGGAGATACTGGAGGAGATAACTGGAGGGATAGAGGAgaacaggacttgtgctcccaAACCCTTGACCAGTCACCCCAAGGCTCTGAAGTCCTTCTTCATAGTCCTTAGAGAAGTTCTTCCTATTTCATCACTGCCTACctgaaacaacaaaagaggATAATAATCTGAGGGCCATACTAGCAAAGGAAGCTTCTTCCTTACATCTTTAACCCGGGCCGCCAGGAGGCAGCAAACCTCCCTGTGTAGCGGGTCTGGTCTGCATATCGGGCCTTCCGCTCCCTTCAGCAGTGAGTCACCAATGACAATGACCcatcttttattctttactgAGGAGGTTTTAATGCAGTGGGTAGTCTGATTAGACTTTGGTGACACCTCCAAGTAGGAAGAACCATCATCCTCACCATTGTCCTTGCAGAGCAGTGTACCTGTTCTGCAGAGGCAGCTGGGGAGGTAGGGGAATCACCAGGCAGGTGCACCTGCTATGCTTGTAACACTGAGCAGGGACCTTTTGTCATTGCCCCCTGTCCCCCAATTCATCACCATCATTGttagggggaggagaggaggttcACTGTAGCAGGAACTCTGCCTGTTGGTCCCCTCCTATTACCTGTTTGCAAGGTGGTAGGGGGTGATAGGCTTCTCACGGAGCCTCTGCTGGCTGCCTAAGCCTCAGGGCTGGCAGGGACTGGCTCCAACAATCTATCTCCCTCTCACACTCCCTAATTCTCCTcagcctctccacctcctccttcagGTCAGCCACTAGGCTGAGTAAATCATTCACCTGGTCGCATCTGACGCAGGTGTTGTCTTCGTCCCACTGCACTGCAAGGGCCAGGCTCTGGCACTCGCTGCAGCCAGAGACCTGTGCACTCACATGTTAGTGGGGCCTCTGCCTGCGTCTCCACACTTTTCTTGGCAATAGCCTTCCGCCGGGGTGCAGCTACGGCAAACCAGCAGGCTCGCTAGTACTCTCTACGGTACCTTCAATGGggtgctctgctctgcatctcctccctggacctggtggGCAGTGACACATCGCGCTGTCCAAATGACACTCATGCGGTGAGGGAAGCCTCGCTCTTTGCTCACCTCTCTGCCAGGACCCTCGTGGCAGCCGAGCTGTGTGTGGTCCTCACTAAAATTATAAGTTGTAAGAGGCAGAGTTcccaaaggagaggagaggaagagaaagggaggtgggaaaggaggagaggatCCTCCCTGcgctcctccctgccccgcttGAACTGCCCCGCACAAACTGCCTGCACTAACTGCCAAGCCTGTCCTGTTTGCGCGTCCTGTTTAACATCAGTTTGACGTCACATAGGGTGGTTACAGTCAATGGATGTTGTGCTGAGTATGCTCTACTACTGCACTTGACCAGGTGGATAGATGATGGTAACGCAGTGGACGTGATCTATCTTGGTTTCAGTAAAGCCgtctcccacagcatcctcacagctAAATTGAGGAAGTGTGGTCTGGATGATCAGGTAGTGAGGTGGACTGTgaactggctgaagggaagaagccagagacTTGTGGTCAATGGGATGGACTCAAGTTGGAGGCCTGTATCTAGTGGAGTACCTCAGGGGtcggtactgggaccagtactgttcaatatattcatcagtgacttggatgagggaatggagtgCGCTGTCAGCAAGTTTGatgatgacactaaactgggaggagtggctgacacactggaaggctgtgctgccatccagcgaGACCTCAACAGCCTGGAGAGTTGGGCGgggagaaatttaatgaaatgtaacaagggcaagtgtagagtcctgcatctgggcaagaacaaccccaggcaccactataagttggggactgccctgtTGGAGAGCAGCATAGGGGAAAggggcctgggggtcctggtggacagcaggatgaccatgagccagccagccaagaaggccaatggcatcctggggtgtattagaaggggtgtggttagtaggtcgagagaggttctcctccacctctactctgccctggtgagaccgCATCTGGAAtattgcgtccagttctgggcccctcggttcaagaaggacagggaactgcctGAGACAGTCCAGCGCAGAGAcacgaggatgattaagggagtggagcatctcccttatgaggaaaggctgagggagctgggtctctttagcttggagaagaggagactgaggggtgaccttattaatgtttataaatatgtaaagggtgagtgtcaggaggacggaaccaggctcttctcagtgacatctCAAGATaagacaaggggcaatgggtgcaagctggaacataggaggttctgcTTAAATGTGAGACGAAGCTTTTttacggtgagggtgacagaacactggaacaggctgcccaggggggttgtggaatctccttctctggagacattgaAAACCCAGCTggacgcgttcctgtgtgacctgatctaggtgttcctgctccggcagggggattggactagatgatctttcaaggtcctttccaatccctaacattctgtgattgaCATAAGTCTTGCTCAGGCTTATGAGCCACAGTAGGATTCGATGTGACCATTCCTTGCACATTGGAGTTCCAGAACATGGTAAGGAATCTGAGTTTCACTACAAGTCAATCACTTTATCTTATAAATACAACAGCTGGAGAAAAGCTTATTTGAGCTCTACAAGGACCTCAGCGGGCCGCACCCTCTATTTCCCCTTGAGCTGGGACATGTCTCAGGGTACCCCCTGAGGGGCAGTGTATCTCTGGGCTCACTCCTCAAGCAACAAGCTCAGATGGACAAATGCTGACGAGGAAGCAGGGTGAGTAATTTACTCTAGGGGTTAATTTGGAAGTGTGTGATTGGATTTAGAAACACCCCAGGACCCTGCAATATGTCTCAGGTGAACCTTGCCATACTCATTTAACTAAGTTGCTGTTTCTATTGTAGCAAATTCTGTTGAAATCATTGTGTTAAATTTATGCTGATGCTTAAATATTAAGTGCTGTTAGAAATCATTCCATCTAACCTTGTTATTTACcataaaagtataaaataaatcctaaacTGCTGCTACATTCAAGTTGTGAAAAATCAGTTCCGCAACAGATGTCCTAACACAatgttctgatatttttttcttaccaacGGTGTTGCTGAGGCTATTGTTTTAATACATCCTGCTGTCTCTTTAATAATTGGATACAACTGGACTGAATAATAAGTAACTGGGTACATTCGCCCTCCCAAATTTTGAGCCAAGACTCCAGAGGCCATTCCTTTCTACAAGTAAATGGAAGGGCTTACGTAATTTGGCATTCTGAGTGCAGGTGCTGCCATCAAGGCTTTCTTCAGAGTTATGAATGATTTATCGAAATCTGAAGTCCTTCAGTGTCTGCTTTTGCAGAGGCCACCAATGGATCAGCTATTTCTCCAAAGGCTGGTATCCAGGGTCTGCAAAATCCTACAACTCCTAAAAATGctctcacttttttctttgttttaggcCTGAGCATATCctgaatgttttttatttgcccGATATTTCCCTGCCTTTTTCAGATTATAAATACCCTAAATATTCCACTTCTTCCTTACAAAACTGTAATTTATCTGGGGAAACCCAGTGGCCTCTTTCAACTAAAGCAACCAGTAAAGCCTTTGTATCTTTTACACAAATTCCTGTATTTGAACTAGCACTTAGCAAATCATCAGCATTGTGAATCAGCACAGAATTATTCAGTAATTCAACACTCTACAAGTCTGTAActaaaatctttgaaaatagCACAGATGATCCTGCAAAGCCTTGTGGTATTCTAGTCCATGTCATTTGTCACCCCTTCcatgtaaaaggaaataaatattgagAATCCTGAAGAAAGCTGCACACAAATcaagtacagaaaaatattttgtatctgCCAGTATCAAGGTTATCATAGTCGATGGATCAGGGACTACCGCGTGGGGTATCACTACTCATTTATTAATTGCCCATAGGTCTTGTGTTACAAGGAGATTCTCAAGGGGTGAAATTCCCATCAttattttttgaacattttgttttgaaagttttaaagtTATACCTTCAGAGGAACATACCAATTCTGCTTGCAATTTACACAAAAAGTCCCACCCTAATAAATTTGCAGACATTGATTCCAATAAAGGAATGGTCTGCTGCAGGCCTATTTGTACCACCGTAATCTTgagctaaagaaaacaaaggagacaGGAGAAAGCAAGAATGAGGAAGTGGTCTGAAGGAAGATTCCAGACTGACCCATAGTGTGATGtataagaaatgtttgttcattatttttcatggctatattaagaagggaacaaaaggaGTTGCTCAAGCGGCGGTAAAAACCTTGAGACATCCTGCCTGTTGATGTCTCGGATA
This is a stretch of genomic DNA from Anser cygnoides isolate HZ-2024a breed goose unplaced genomic scaffold, Taihu_goose_T2T_genome scaffold_71_1, whole genome shotgun sequence. It encodes these proteins:
- the LOC136789573 gene encoding uncharacterized protein isoform X3, coding for MADGIVRAQAAWPGGGAAAAAAFGEVACKGKEVPANVLREDERSWARSALRSVIVRLRLQCFFLVLPEKAVVRLCEAEDSGGPKSRWNCSKKPVQMDLDWRKAYLSSTRTSAGRTLYFPLSWDMSQGTP
- the LOC136789573 gene encoding adenosine 5'-monophosphoramidase HINT1-like isoform X2, whose amino-acid sequence is MADGIVRAQAAWPGGGAAAAAAFGEVACKGKEVPANVLREDERSWARSALRSVIVRLRLQCFFLVLPEKAVVRLCEAEDSGGPLLGRVMVVGKKCAANLDLTNGFRMAVNAHPRALRAVVYIYVFWVAVSWAGLLAKVFAPQASLHAYGSPPSRFHMLPINLAPVDV